Proteins co-encoded in one Bacillus infantis NRRL B-14911 genomic window:
- a CDS encoding YuzF family protein, whose product MQYHRNIPADVNMMGTQQMQSPAPVFHFDPYVYQTLQSVLGRNLVVETVKDTLRGRLMDVKPDHIAVKSGDEIFFIRIAQIVTIMPD is encoded by the coding sequence ATGCAGTATCATAGAAACATTCCTGCAGATGTAAATATGATGGGCACTCAGCAAATGCAGTCGCCCGCCCCCGTTTTTCATTTTGACCCTTATGTTTATCAGACGCTTCAAAGTGTATTGGGCAGGAATCTCGTTGTCGAAACGGTGAAAGATACATTGCGGGGAAGACTGATGGATGTAAAGCCGGATCATATAGCTGTTAAGTCTGGAGATGAAATCTTTTTTATCAGAATTGCACAGATTGTGACAATCATGCCCGATTGA
- a CDS encoding CoA transferase subunit A — protein MNSSFNKIVTAAKAMNDFHDGMSIIAGGFGGIGTPPTLIEELIEKGTKNITLICNDAGFPHIGAGRLVTLGRVKKLIASHIGSNPEAGRLMNEGKLEVEFSPQGTLAERIRAGGAGIAGILTDIGISNEMVSAGKATHTISGTEYLIETAITADVSIVYAKKADPFGNLIYDKSARNTNPLAAMAGNKTIAEVEEIVPLGAIDPDEVMTPGVFVDYIVPSKGVNWKWAWE, from the coding sequence ATGAACAGCTCCTTTAATAAAATTGTGACTGCAGCAAAGGCAATGAATGATTTTCATGATGGCATGTCCATAATCGCAGGAGGATTCGGAGGAATTGGCACGCCGCCGACCCTTATAGAGGAATTGATAGAAAAAGGGACAAAAAATATCACCCTTATCTGCAATGATGCCGGATTTCCCCACATAGGCGCAGGAAGGCTTGTTACATTGGGGAGGGTCAAAAAATTGATTGCCTCGCATATAGGCTCCAACCCGGAGGCTGGCCGCCTGATGAATGAAGGCAAGCTCGAAGTGGAGTTCTCACCCCAGGGAACGCTTGCTGAAAGGATCAGGGCTGGAGGTGCCGGCATTGCCGGAATATTGACAGATATCGGCATATCAAATGAGATGGTTTCAGCAGGGAAGGCAACTCATACTATCAGCGGGACAGAATATCTAATTGAAACGGCAATCACAGCTGACGTCTCAATTGTGTATGCAAAAAAGGCGGATCCGTTCGGCAATCTTATATATGACAAAAGTGCACGGAATACAAACCCCCTGGCAGCCATGGCAGGGAATAAGACGATTGCCGAGGTGGAGGAAATCGTCCCTTTAGGCGCTATTGATCCGGATGAGGTCATGACGCCAGGAGTATTTGTGGATTATATTGTTCCTTCAAAGGGAGTGAACTGGAAATGGGCATGGGAATAG
- a CDS encoding 3-oxoacid CoA-transferase subunit B, which produces MGMGIDKRKKMARRAAEEIRDGMIVNLGIGIPSLVPDFLPESISVMFHAENGITGMGPSPVKGQEDPHLCNAGGFPVTSVKGASYCDSTIAFGMIRRGRVDLTILGSLQVSGKGDLANWIVPGRKVPGMGGAMELAQKAKRVIVVMNQTDKNGMPKILEHCTLPLTSPSCASLVITEMAVFEIKGTGMVLKELFAPYSIEEVKSKTGCRLQVAEDLRIIV; this is translated from the coding sequence ATGGGCATGGGAATAGATAAACGCAAAAAAATGGCCAGGAGGGCAGCGGAAGAAATCAGAGACGGAATGATTGTCAATTTAGGAATCGGTATTCCTTCCCTTGTGCCTGATTTTCTGCCGGAATCCATAAGTGTTATGTTTCATGCAGAAAACGGCATAACAGGGATGGGCCCAAGCCCTGTTAAGGGTCAGGAAGATCCCCATCTCTGCAATGCGGGCGGCTTTCCGGTGACCAGCGTTAAGGGGGCTTCATATTGCGACAGTACCATAGCTTTTGGGATGATCAGGCGCGGGAGGGTTGATTTGACTATTCTCGGCTCACTGCAGGTCAGCGGGAAGGGAGATCTGGCCAACTGGATCGTTCCCGGCAGGAAAGTACCTGGGATGGGAGGGGCGATGGAGCTTGCACAGAAAGCGAAGAGAGTCATTGTTGTCATGAATCAGACGGATAAAAATGGCATGCCGAAAATCCTTGAGCATTGTACACTCCCGCTGACATCGCCTTCCTGTGCATCGCTCGTCATAACTGAAATGGCCGTGTTTGAAATTAAGGGAACAGGAATGGTCCTGAAGGAGCTGTTTGCTCCCTATTCAATAGAGGAAGTGAAGAGCAAGACAGGCTGCAGGCTGCAGGTGGCAGAGGATTTGAGAATAATAGTTTAG
- a CDS encoding peptidase codes for MSESDGSVKEWLSKNRSKGIRLLQRLVQEPSTRGNEAGAQAVIIEKCREMGLELDIWEIGKDELPAHPLFCSDRKDFSGNPNVVGVWKGTGGGRSIILNGHIDVVPEGSRDDWKYDPYSGQIKDGRLYGRGATDMKGGTVSLLLALEYLIAAGKELKGDVIFQSVIEEESGGAGTLAAVIRGYKADGAIIPEPTNMKLFPKQQGSMWFRITVKGRAAHGGTRYEGISAIEKAIAVIASLQELEKTRNERVADPLYKGIPIPIPINIGKITSGEWPSSVPDTAVIEGRIGVAPEEDMKMAEKELETVLNSLSEKDGWFIENPCKVEWFGGRWQPGNLDIGHPLMNVLSASFEKVAGEKPKIEASPWGTDGGILSGAGGTPVIVFGPGTTEAAHDADESISLDDMFNAAEIIAECILEWCS; via the coding sequence TTGAGTGAGAGTGATGGAAGCGTAAAAGAGTGGCTGAGCAAAAACAGGTCCAAAGGAATCAGGCTTCTTCAAAGGCTTGTCCAGGAACCAAGTACTAGGGGAAATGAGGCCGGTGCCCAGGCTGTGATCATTGAGAAGTGCCGGGAAATGGGGCTCGAGCTGGATATATGGGAAATCGGCAAAGATGAGCTGCCCGCACATCCCCTATTCTGTTCTGACAGAAAGGACTTCAGCGGCAACCCGAATGTAGTGGGAGTCTGGAAGGGGACCGGTGGAGGCAGGAGCATCATTTTGAATGGCCATATCGATGTGGTTCCTGAGGGCAGCAGGGATGATTGGAAATATGACCCCTACAGCGGACAAATAAAGGATGGGAGGCTTTATGGCAGGGGGGCGACCGACATGAAGGGCGGAACAGTATCCCTGCTGCTGGCGCTTGAGTACTTGATAGCGGCGGGGAAGGAATTGAAGGGAGATGTCATTTTTCAGAGTGTTATAGAAGAAGAAAGCGGAGGGGCCGGGACGCTTGCCGCTGTGATCAGGGGTTATAAAGCAGATGGAGCGATCATCCCTGAACCGACAAATATGAAGCTTTTTCCAAAGCAGCAGGGCTCTATGTGGTTCAGGATTACAGTCAAGGGCCGTGCTGCACATGGCGGCACCCGCTATGAGGGTATCAGTGCGATTGAAAAGGCCATAGCAGTGATAGCTTCTCTCCAGGAACTCGAGAAAACGAGAAATGAGCGGGTTGCAGATCCTTTATACAAGGGAATACCTATCCCGATTCCGATCAATATCGGAAAAATCACGAGCGGGGAGTGGCCATCCTCTGTACCGGATACCGCCGTCATTGAGGGAAGGATAGGGGTTGCTCCTGAAGAAGATATGAAGATGGCAGAAAAAGAGCTGGAAACGGTATTAAACTCCTTATCTGAAAAAGATGGCTGGTTCATTGAAAATCCCTGCAAGGTCGAGTGGTTTGGTGGGAGATGGCAGCCTGGGAATCTGGACATTGGCCATCCCCTGATGAACGTGCTGTCAGCCAGTTTTGAAAAAGTGGCAGGGGAGAAGCCCAAAATAGAAGCATCTCCATGGGGTACAGACGGCGGGATCCTTTCCGGGGCCGGCGGGACGCCTGTTATCGTATTCGGTCCGGGAACTACAGAGGCAGCCCATGATGCGGATGAATCCATCTCCCTGGATGATATGTTCAATGCTGCGGAGATCATTGCCGAGTGCATCTTGGAGTGGTGCAGCTGA
- a CDS encoding YjcZ family sporulation protein, with translation MNYGYSGYGCDPCYSGGYGYPAYPVAGAQGGYAGFALIVVLFILLIIIGASCYGKW, from the coding sequence ATGAATTATGGGTACTCAGGCTACGGGTGCGATCCATGCTATAGCGGAGGATATGGATATCCGGCATATCCGGTTGCAGGCGCGCAAGGCGGCTATGCAGGGTTTGCGTTAATAGTTGTTCTGTTCATTCTGTTGATTATCATCGGCGCAAGCTGCTACGGTAAATGGTAA
- a CDS encoding SGNH/GDSL hydrolase family protein, translating to MKKKRRLMAVISLILAAVSLWSLQIFSRADEAEATVYEKLAQNEDIRYMIIGDSIGRGSGAEKKELTWFAQLEELLKAKFHNDYKRVSVVQSGATAFEGIYKLQHTEHQGSIDLIFLVFGENDRKYMTEQDFSYFYEMLLRKAKTKYPASEIITITESPLDNELFTNEIERISDHYHAKNVNMRDVFKKSGLADEQLTKDLIHPNGIGYKFYAEELFTVISSLTEANPAIASLVSPIHDAADFSMDRKSYARKMEGDFRYQNGFLKSSAKGSFLEYEFKGTFVGVNVLRSNEGGMLDVFIDGQYYTTLSTWWPFERKRALYAASGLPDGPHTIRFVVKGEQSLQSLLTYSSVSISSIIVPEKQ from the coding sequence ATGAAGAAGAAAAGAAGATTAATGGCTGTTATCTCACTGATTTTGGCGGCAGTCTCTCTTTGGAGTCTGCAGATTTTCTCAAGGGCGGACGAAGCAGAGGCGACAGTCTATGAAAAATTGGCACAAAATGAAGATATCCGTTATATGATCATCGGAGACAGCATCGGCAGGGGCTCAGGAGCCGAAAAGAAGGAGCTTACCTGGTTTGCCCAGCTTGAGGAGCTGCTAAAGGCAAAGTTCCACAATGATTATAAAAGAGTTTCAGTCGTCCAAAGCGGTGCAACTGCTTTTGAAGGTATATACAAGCTGCAGCATACAGAACATCAGGGAAGCATCGACCTGATTTTTCTTGTATTCGGGGAAAATGACCGCAAGTATATGACAGAACAGGATTTTTCCTATTTTTATGAAATGCTTCTCAGAAAAGCGAAAACGAAATATCCCGCAAGCGAAATAATTACCATTACGGAAAGTCCGCTGGACAACGAACTTTTTACGAATGAAATCGAGAGAATATCGGACCATTATCACGCAAAAAATGTGAATATGAGAGATGTATTTAAAAAGTCAGGTCTCGCAGATGAACAATTGACCAAAGATCTGATCCATCCAAATGGAATAGGCTATAAATTTTATGCTGAAGAGCTTTTTACTGTCATCAGCTCACTTACAGAAGCCAACCCTGCTATTGCTTCACTGGTATCACCCATCCACGATGCTGCCGATTTTTCCATGGACAGAAAAAGCTATGCCCGAAAGATGGAAGGGGATTTCCGGTATCAAAACGGATTTCTGAAAAGCTCAGCGAAGGGCAGTTTCCTGGAATATGAATTTAAAGGCACCTTTGTGGGTGTAAATGTATTGAGGAGTAACGAAGGCGGCATGCTGGATGTCTTTATAGACGGCCAGTATTATACCACCCTTTCCACCTGGTGGCCATTTGAGAGAAAAAGGGCGCTATATGCAGCAAGCGGGCTGCCTGACGGACCGCATACCATTAGATTTGTCGTGAAGGGCGAACAGAGCCTCCAGAGTCTATTGACCTACTCGTCTGTCAGCATATCCTCGATAATCGTGCCGGAAAAACAATAA
- a CDS encoding PTS sugar transporter subunit IIA — translation MFKKLFGKKEEITEVVLKAPLTGKAVDLAEVPDPVFSEKMMGDGLAIEPSEGIVVSPVDGEVVQVFPTKHAIGLRAENGAEILIHIGLETVSMKGEGFETHISEGSKVKTGDKLVSFDIDLVKEKAKSTVTPVIITNGDALSSIEKKPLGAVNRGETPVITVIK, via the coding sequence ATGTTCAAGAAATTATTTGGCAAAAAAGAAGAAATTACCGAGGTAGTGCTGAAGGCGCCATTGACAGGGAAGGCGGTTGATTTGGCCGAAGTTCCGGATCCTGTATTCTCAGAAAAAATGATGGGAGACGGACTGGCAATTGAACCTTCTGAAGGCATTGTCGTTTCACCTGTGGATGGGGAGGTTGTACAAGTGTTCCCGACAAAGCATGCGATCGGTTTAAGAGCTGAAAATGGAGCGGAAATTCTGATCCATATCGGTCTTGAAACGGTATCAATGAAAGGGGAAGGCTTTGAAACCCACATTTCCGAAGGCTCAAAAGTGAAAACCGGGGACAAGCTAGTAAGCTTTGATATTGATCTGGTTAAAGAAAAGGCTAAAAGCACGGTCACTCCTGTAATCATTACCAATGGAGATGCTCTTTCTTCCATTGAAAAGAAACCTTTAGGAGCCGTAAATCGCGGGGAGACTCCTGTTATCACTGTTATTAAATAA
- the rsgA gene encoding ribosome small subunit-dependent GTPase A, whose protein sequence is MEEIMNTNLKQIGFEAHFETEFHNLATEGLIPGRVALEHKRMYRVWTEEGELLCEVSGKYAFAAGSREDYPAVGDWVAVKPRIGEQKGTIQALLPRIGKFSRKMAGNTTEEQIVAANVSTIFLVNSLNDDLNLRRIERYLLLAWESGANPVIILTKADLCQDAEEKKSLVESVSMGVPVIPVSVMSESGIAELRPYIGHGSTVALLGSSGVGKSTLTNYLMGKEVQKVQEIRMDDDKGKHTTTHRELFLLPDGGVLIDTPGMRELQLWNSENGLSESFTDIEALADSCRFRDCSHEDEPGCAVLGSIQDGAMEESRLASYKKLQRELAYLDRRMDKKAQSDEKKKWKSIHKQVKHRTRH, encoded by the coding sequence ATGGAGGAAATAATGAATACAAACTTAAAACAAATCGGCTTTGAAGCACATTTTGAAACAGAGTTTCATAATCTCGCAACGGAAGGGCTTATTCCCGGCAGGGTGGCTCTTGAGCATAAAAGGATGTATCGTGTATGGACTGAAGAAGGAGAGCTGCTTTGCGAGGTTTCAGGCAAATATGCCTTTGCTGCAGGCAGCAGGGAAGATTACCCCGCAGTCGGTGATTGGGTGGCTGTGAAGCCAAGAATAGGAGAGCAAAAAGGGACCATACAGGCCCTATTGCCGCGGATAGGCAAGTTTTCCCGTAAAATGGCTGGAAATACAACTGAAGAGCAAATTGTGGCAGCCAATGTTTCAACCATCTTTCTTGTCAATTCGCTGAATGACGACCTGAACCTCCGGAGGATCGAACGTTATTTGCTTCTGGCATGGGAGTCAGGTGCAAATCCCGTCATCATCCTAACCAAAGCAGATCTGTGTCAAGATGCGGAGGAGAAAAAGTCGCTCGTTGAATCAGTCAGCATGGGAGTGCCTGTGATTCCGGTCAGTGTTATGTCTGAATCGGGGATTGCAGAGCTCCGTCCCTATATCGGCCATGGATCAACAGTTGCCCTGCTTGGCTCTTCTGGTGTAGGCAAATCAACACTTACGAACTATCTCATGGGAAAAGAAGTGCAAAAGGTGCAGGAGATACGCATGGATGATGATAAAGGAAAACATACGACAACACATAGGGAGCTGTTCCTTCTTCCTGACGGAGGTGTACTTATCGATACACCGGGCATGAGGGAGCTTCAGCTCTGGAATAGTGAAAATGGGCTGTCCGAAAGTTTTACTGATATTGAAGCACTCGCGGATTCCTGCCGGTTCAGGGACTGTTCACATGAGGATGAGCCAGGCTGCGCTGTCCTGGGCAGCATACAGGATGGAGCAATGGAAGAAAGCAGGCTTGCCAGCTATAAAAAGCTTCAGCGTGAGCTGGCATACCTCGACAGAAGGATGGATAAAAAAGCCCAGTCGGATGAAAAGAAAAAATGGAAGAGCATCCATAAGCAAGTAAAGCATAGAACCAGGCATTAA
- a CDS encoding aldehyde dehydrogenase family protein, giving the protein MKQDLWINGSFEPGNEYRELRSPYNQEKLADVAAAGSEEIEAAIASAEKASKLMAAMPAHKRAEILENAVQILKDEKEECARIISREAAKPIKAARTEVERTITTYAFAAQEARRLYGETIPMDAAPGGEGRLAYTVKEPLGVIGAITPFNFPMNLVAHKVGPAIAAGNTVVLKPASQTPLSAYKIADIFHRAGLPAGGLNVISGSGKTIGDSFLSDKRIKMITFTGSPEVGTYIRENAGLKKVTLELGSNSAVIVDKDTDLDKAVPRIVSGAYAFQGQVCISVQRIYVHEAIFEEFTERFVHEAGRLQAGDPLDETTDVSAMISLDDAERAESWVKTAVDGGAKLALGGSGEGSVFQPTVLLDVDKEQKISCEEAFAPVVHINRFSGIDEAIGYVNDSQYGLQAGIFTKDINAALKAARELEVGGVMINDFPTFRVDHMPYGGVKLSGTGREGIKYAVEEMTELKLVSIKYE; this is encoded by the coding sequence ATGAAGCAGGATTTATGGATCAATGGCAGTTTTGAACCCGGAAATGAATACAGGGAGCTTAGAAGCCCTTATAATCAGGAGAAGCTGGCAGATGTGGCGGCGGCTGGAAGCGAAGAAATAGAGGCAGCCATTGCTTCTGCAGAGAAAGCATCAAAATTGATGGCTGCAATGCCTGCGCATAAAAGGGCTGAAATTCTTGAGAATGCAGTCCAAATACTCAAGGATGAAAAAGAAGAGTGTGCAAGGATTATTTCGCGTGAAGCCGCGAAGCCGATAAAAGCAGCACGGACAGAGGTGGAAAGGACTATCACAACATATGCATTTGCAGCACAGGAAGCCAGAAGGCTGTACGGTGAAACCATCCCGATGGATGCGGCGCCTGGAGGTGAGGGGAGGCTCGCCTACACGGTAAAAGAGCCGCTGGGGGTCATTGGTGCGATTACACCCTTCAATTTCCCGATGAATCTCGTTGCCCATAAAGTCGGACCGGCGATTGCGGCTGGCAACACAGTTGTCCTGAAGCCGGCGAGCCAGACGCCTTTAAGCGCCTATAAGATTGCTGATATTTTCCATCGTGCAGGGCTGCCTGCAGGTGGACTGAATGTAATTTCCGGCAGCGGAAAAACGATCGGCGACAGCTTCCTCTCAGACAAGAGGATCAAGATGATCACTTTTACGGGAAGCCCTGAAGTAGGCACTTATATCAGGGAAAACGCCGGGCTGAAAAAGGTGACCCTCGAGCTGGGTTCAAATTCAGCCGTCATTGTGGATAAAGATACCGACCTTGATAAGGCAGTCCCGCGAATTGTATCAGGAGCGTATGCCTTTCAGGGCCAGGTCTGCATTTCTGTGCAGCGGATCTATGTCCATGAGGCCATTTTTGAAGAATTTACTGAAAGGTTTGTCCATGAAGCAGGCAGACTCCAGGCAGGGGACCCGCTTGATGAGACGACCGATGTATCTGCCATGATCTCCCTCGATGATGCAGAACGGGCAGAATCGTGGGTGAAAACCGCTGTGGACGGGGGAGCAAAGCTAGCTCTCGGCGGAAGCGGGGAAGGTTCTGTTTTCCAGCCGACAGTTCTGCTGGACGTTGATAAAGAACAGAAAATCTCCTGTGAAGAGGCATTTGCCCCTGTTGTCCATATTAACCGCTTCTCAGGTATAGATGAAGCGATCGGTTATGTGAATGATTCCCAGTATGGGCTCCAGGCAGGCATTTTCACAAAGGATATCAATGCAGCGCTGAAGGCCGCACGCGAGCTTGAAGTCGGCGGCGTGATGATCAATGATTTTCCAACCTTCCGTGTGGATCATATGCCATACGGCGGCGTCAAACTGAGCGGGACCGGCCGGGAAGGAATTAAATATGCAGTCGAAGAAATGACAGAGCTTAAGCTTGTCAGCATTAAATATGAATAA
- a CDS encoding aspartate aminotransferase family protein, with amino-acid sequence MGEATLNQPSFLIKPMLDADYPTIERGRGIYLYDNEGKKYLDACSGAVTANIGHGNEEVIQAMMEQAKKVSFVYRSQFTSEAAENLAGKIAETLPGDLNWSFFVNSGSEATETAMKIAIQYWQEKGIRTKTKILSRWVSYHGITLGALSMSGHPGRRARFVPLLEDFPSVHPPYCYRCPYGLEAPQCGHLCAAELETAIKRIGADRIAAFIAEPVIGAAGGAISPPDGYYKVIKEICEKHDVLFIADEVMTGFGRTGTMLACESWGIQPDIAAFGKGMGAGYAPIAAAVVSDKIMEPIMAGTKSIMSGHTLSANPQSCAVSLAVLEYLEKEQIIPEVVRKGKYLSDHLRRLEKKYSFIGDIRGKGLLLGVELVKDRVSKDPFSRSLMAGQKLVSAAQEQGILLYPAGSGIDGIHGDAVIIAPPLNITMEELDELAALLDRALSEFHRIIEQESLKGGGS; translated from the coding sequence ATGGGGGAAGCGACATTGAATCAGCCGTCGTTTTTGATAAAACCTATGCTGGATGCCGATTATCCAACGATTGAACGGGGCAGAGGCATCTACTTATATGACAATGAAGGCAAGAAATATCTGGATGCCTGTTCAGGAGCCGTGACAGCGAACATCGGTCACGGAAACGAAGAAGTGATCCAGGCAATGATGGAACAGGCTAAAAAGGTTTCATTTGTATACAGATCCCAATTCACCAGCGAAGCAGCTGAGAACCTTGCCGGGAAAATAGCAGAAACTTTGCCGGGTGATCTGAATTGGTCATTTTTTGTGAACAGCGGCTCAGAAGCCACAGAAACTGCGATGAAAATAGCCATCCAATACTGGCAGGAAAAAGGGATAAGAACAAAGACAAAAATTTTATCCCGATGGGTCAGCTATCACGGCATCACATTAGGAGCGCTTTCCATGTCAGGCCATCCGGGGAGGAGGGCAAGATTTGTCCCTCTCCTGGAGGATTTTCCTTCCGTTCATCCGCCATACTGCTACCGCTGTCCATATGGACTGGAGGCGCCTCAATGCGGACATCTGTGCGCAGCAGAACTCGAAACGGCGATTAAACGCATTGGAGCCGATCGGATTGCAGCTTTCATTGCAGAGCCGGTCATCGGGGCAGCGGGAGGAGCAATTTCCCCTCCAGACGGCTACTATAAAGTCATAAAAGAAATCTGCGAGAAACATGATGTTTTATTCATAGCCGATGAAGTGATGACAGGATTTGGACGGACCGGTACGATGCTCGCCTGTGAGAGCTGGGGGATCCAGCCTGATATAGCGGCTTTTGGCAAAGGCATGGGAGCAGGCTATGCACCGATAGCAGCTGCTGTAGTCTCCGACAAAATAATGGAGCCTATTATGGCAGGAACAAAGTCAATCATGAGCGGACATACATTGAGCGCCAATCCGCAATCTTGCGCTGTTTCTCTGGCAGTGCTTGAATATCTGGAAAAAGAGCAAATCATCCCAGAGGTGGTCAGGAAGGGTAAGTACCTGAGTGACCATCTCCGAAGACTGGAGAAGAAGTACAGCTTCATTGGCGACATCAGGGGGAAGGGACTGCTTCTTGGTGTAGAACTGGTTAAGGACAGAGTGTCAAAGGATCCATTCAGCCGGTCCCTGATGGCAGGACAAAAGCTGGTCAGTGCTGCCCAGGAGCAGGGCATCCTGCTGTACCCCGCCGGTTCAGGGATAGATGGCATACATGGGGATGCGGTCATCATTGCACCTCCTTTGAACATCACCATGGAGGAGCTGGACGAATTGGCAGCACTCCTAGACAGGGCTTTGTCTGAATTCCACAGAATCATTGAACAGGAAAGCCTGAAGGGAGGGGGCTCATGA
- a CDS encoding DUF502 domain-containing protein codes for MKSLLKNFINGILTIVPIILVIFVIYKLFMFLDNLLGSTLKPYLKEDYIPGVGLLATAAAITILGWLSTKFITGSVIRFIDRILDRIPLVKTIYSVIKDTINSFLGEKRAFSKVAIVTIPGTGMKSIGFITAENLEHFYEPLKNDIAVYIPQTFQVAGFTFLIPKDKVEIIDVKPEDAMKFILSGGMATHKGNASE; via the coding sequence ATGAAAAGCCTTCTGAAAAATTTTATTAATGGTATTCTGACAATTGTACCAATCATTCTGGTGATATTCGTCATATACAAATTATTCATGTTCCTGGATAATCTTCTGGGCAGCACCCTGAAGCCCTATTTGAAGGAAGATTATATTCCCGGTGTGGGACTGCTGGCTACAGCTGCAGCCATTACGATATTGGGCTGGCTGTCAACCAAATTCATTACCGGCAGCGTGATCAGGTTCATTGACAGGATACTGGATCGGATTCCGCTGGTTAAGACCATCTACTCTGTCATTAAAGATACAATCAATTCTTTTCTAGGTGAAAAGCGTGCCTTTTCCAAAGTGGCTATTGTCACCATACCAGGCACCGGCATGAAAAGCATCGGTTTCATAACAGCAGAAAATCTGGAACATTTCTATGAGCCTTTGAAAAATGATATTGCTGTCTATATCCCGCAGACATTTCAGGTGGCAGGCTTCACATTCCTGATTCCAAAGGACAAGGTAGAGATCATTGATGTAAAGCCGGAGGATGCGATGAAATTCATCTTATCCGGAGGCATGGCCACCCATAAGGGAAATGCTTCTGAATAG
- the msrA gene encoding peptide-methionine (S)-S-oxide reductase MsrA codes for MNEKKFEKAVFAGGCFWCMVKPFDQEPGIEKVVSGYTGGTVENPTYREVCSETTGHYEAVEITYDPEVYSYSRLLDVYWQQIDPTDPGGQFFDRGQSYQTAIFYYNDEQKELAEDSKKQLQESGRFNKPIATKILPGKEFYPAEDYHQDYYKKNPDRYESYRVGSGRDAFIRNNWRDIK; via the coding sequence GTGAATGAGAAGAAATTCGAAAAGGCTGTTTTTGCCGGAGGCTGTTTCTGGTGCATGGTCAAACCATTTGACCAGGAGCCCGGAATTGAAAAAGTAGTTTCCGGATATACAGGAGGTACGGTTGAAAACCCAACCTACAGGGAAGTTTGCTCCGAAACGACAGGGCACTATGAAGCTGTTGAAATCACTTACGATCCTGAGGTCTACTCTTACAGCAGACTGCTTGATGTCTACTGGCAGCAGATTGATCCAACCGACCCTGGCGGCCAGTTCTTTGACAGAGGCCAGTCCTACCAGACTGCCATCTTCTATTATAATGATGAACAGAAGGAGCTTGCAGAGGATTCAAAGAAGCAGCTTCAGGAGAGCGGCCGGTTCAATAAGCCGATTGCGACAAAGATACTGCCCGGCAAGGAATTCTACCCTGCTGAGGACTATCATCAGGACTATTATAAGAAGAATCCGGACAGATACGAATCATATCGCGTCGGCTCGGGACGAGATGCGTTCATCCGCAACAACTGGAGGGACATAAAATGA
- the msrB gene encoding peptide-methionine (R)-S-oxide reductase MsrB, whose amino-acid sequence MKNKENLEKNLTPMQYEVTQNNGTEPPFRNEYWNEFNDGIYVDIVSGKPLFSSRDKYDAGCGWPSFTKPIQDEEIIEKADMSHFMVRTEVRSKEADSHLGHVFDDGPGPNGLRYCINSAAMRFIPKEKLAEEGYKEYEKLFGEDEKK is encoded by the coding sequence ATGAAGAATAAAGAAAACCTTGAAAAGAATCTGACTCCGATGCAGTATGAAGTGACGCAGAACAATGGCACAGAACCGCCGTTCCGGAATGAATACTGGAACGAATTTAATGACGGTATCTATGTGGACATCGTTTCCGGCAAGCCGCTGTTCAGCTCAAGAGATAAATATGATGCAGGGTGCGGCTGGCCGAGCTTCACCAAACCGATTCAGGATGAAGAAATCATTGAAAAAGCGGATATGAGCCATTTCATGGTCCGGACGGAAGTGCGGAGCAAGGAAGCTGATTCCCATCTTGGCCATGTGTTTGATGACGGCCCCGGGCCAAATGGGCTCCGCTATTGCATCAATTCTGCTGCGATGCGGTTCATCCCGAAGGAAAAGCTCGCAGAAGAAGGATATAAAGAGTATGAAAAGCTTTTTGGCGAGGACGAGAAAAAATAA